Proteins encoded together in one uncultured Desulfosarcina sp. window:
- a CDS encoding methyltransferase codes for MKKLPTIEVSYAVLQDMATAPIRSRLLTAGLELGVFDEMNDYRSADDIAAAVGSHVGNTGRFLDALTTIGLVEKRNGLYRNRPELAPFLVKHAPTFIGGMLQLMERMCIEPLDGLVDLVKGGPPTGTYNEDFSSPELWAQATRASAAWVTGGAGTQMAKIVAGLPEFAGFRRMLDLGGGHGMFALYFVDAHPEMTGVVFDRPVVAAVANEFIEEYGLQERVSVKEGDYLTDDIGTEYDLIWACSTLNFARHDLDTLIGKVHDALNPGGVFIAFQDGMTHERTQPDTMLGHLGDALRSVQDFSFDQGEIAASMLRCGFRSVQSQTIHTPMGAMDLDIARKDR; via the coding sequence ATGAAAAAGCTACCGACAATTGAAGTCAGCTATGCCGTGCTCCAGGACATGGCCACGGCTCCCATTCGCAGTCGGCTGCTGACGGCCGGTCTCGAATTGGGTGTCTTCGACGAAATGAACGATTATCGCTCCGCCGACGATATTGCCGCTGCCGTCGGCTCCCATGTCGGCAACACCGGGCGCTTTCTCGACGCCCTGACAACCATCGGTCTGGTGGAGAAGAGAAACGGGCTTTATCGCAACCGACCGGAACTGGCCCCTTTTCTCGTGAAACACGCTCCGACCTTTATCGGCGGGATGTTACAGCTGATGGAGCGCATGTGCATAGAACCCCTGGACGGCCTCGTCGATCTTGTCAAGGGAGGTCCGCCAACGGGCACATATAACGAAGATTTCTCTTCTCCGGAGCTTTGGGCTCAGGCCACCCGAGCCAGCGCCGCATGGGTGACCGGCGGCGCCGGAACGCAAATGGCGAAAATCGTGGCCGGCCTGCCGGAATTTGCCGGCTTTCGCCGTATGCTAGACCTGGGCGGCGGACACGGAATGTTCGCCCTCTACTTCGTGGATGCCCATCCGGAAATGACAGGCGTGGTGTTTGACAGGCCGGTTGTGGCGGCGGTAGCAAACGAGTTTATCGAGGAGTACGGCCTGCAGGAGCGGGTCTCGGTCAAAGAAGGAGATTACCTGACCGACGATATCGGCACCGAATACGATTTGATCTGGGCCTGCTCCACCTTGAATTTCGCCCGCCACGATCTGGATACCTTGATCGGAAAAGTACACGATGCCCTGAATCCCGGCGGGGTATTTATCGCTTTTCAGGACGGCATGACCCACGAACGGACCCAACCCGACACGATGCTCGGACATCTGGGAGATGCCTTGCGGTCGGTCCAGGATTTCTCTTTCGATCAGGGCGAGATCGCCGCTTCCATGCTGCGCTGCGGGTTCCGCTCGGTTCAGTCGCAGACCATTCATACCCCCATGGGCGCCATGGATCTGGATATCGCCCGCAAGGATCGGTAG
- a CDS encoding HU family DNA-binding protein: MPKSLSRMRNRATTKGAKTMTKKELIDKMAADASISKTAAADALESFMTTVCQNVKKKNGRLTLTGFGTFYKYRRKARNGRNPQTGKPMKIKACNVVKFRPGVQLKALR; the protein is encoded by the coding sequence TTGCCTAAATCGCTTTCAAGAATGAGAAATCGTGCAACTACAAAAGGAGCAAAAACGATGACAAAAAAAGAATTGATCGACAAAATGGCAGCCGATGCATCCATTTCCAAAACAGCCGCCGCCGATGCGTTGGAAAGCTTTATGACCACTGTGTGTCAAAACGTTAAAAAGAAGAATGGTCGGTTAACGCTGACGGGTTTCGGAACCTTTTACAAATATCGCCGAAAAGCGCGCAACGGTCGCAACCCCCAAACCGGCAAGCCTATGAAAATCAAGGCCTGCAATGTCGTTAAATTCAGGCCCGGGGTTCAACTGAAAGCCTTGCGATAA
- a CDS encoding LbtU family siderophore porin, which yields MKRAMTVLACLALCGAFFTAPVYAEETLSNHELSMRIEQLEKKLGKEGGILPDKWSERIALSGLIEVEAGYTSTDYSDGTSDDESDIAVSAVELGIDADIVKHVFGHVLFKYEDDEDVFVDEATITISGEDVVPAYLTAGKMYVPFGNFETHMISDPLTLEIAETRESAIQVGVETGGFYGSAFIFNGDVDEAGEDDDHINNFGANAGYTMESETFTIDAGISYINNLIDADGWEELLETDEDGNGVPDAELKDYVGGMGVYAIVGFGPFTFIGEYITALDEIEWLQEDGEIVRQDEICAWNLEVGYAFAIAEKEAAVAVALQGTDEAAGLLPESRYMGSFGISIFESTTLAFEYAHDEFEDVADEDEADTFTAQLAIEF from the coding sequence ATGAAAAGAGCAATGACTGTTCTCGCCTGCCTGGCCCTGTGCGGGGCATTTTTTACCGCCCCAGTATATGCCGAAGAAACGCTGTCCAACCATGAGTTGTCCATGCGGATTGAACAATTGGAAAAGAAACTGGGCAAAGAAGGCGGGATCCTGCCAGACAAGTGGAGCGAACGCATCGCCCTGAGCGGCCTTATCGAGGTGGAAGCCGGCTATACCAGCACCGACTATAGTGACGGAACCAGCGACGACGAAAGCGACATTGCCGTATCCGCCGTGGAACTGGGCATCGATGCCGACATCGTCAAACATGTGTTTGGACATGTTTTGTTTAAGTACGAAGACGACGAAGATGTGTTTGTTGACGAAGCCACCATTACCATCAGCGGTGAGGATGTAGTTCCCGCCTATCTGACGGCTGGAAAGATGTATGTCCCCTTCGGCAACTTCGAGACCCACATGATCTCCGACCCTCTGACGCTGGAGATCGCAGAAACCCGTGAATCCGCCATTCAGGTGGGCGTCGAGACCGGCGGATTTTACGGCTCGGCCTTTATCTTCAACGGCGATGTGGACGAAGCGGGCGAAGACGACGATCATATCAACAACTTCGGGGCCAATGCGGGATATACCATGGAGAGCGAAACCTTTACCATCGACGCCGGGATCAGCTACATCAACAACCTGATCGATGCCGACGGATGGGAAGAGTTGTTGGAAACAGATGAAGATGGTAATGGCGTTCCTGACGCCGAACTCAAAGATTATGTGGGCGGGATGGGCGTATATGCCATCGTCGGGTTTGGACCGTTCACCTTTATTGGCGAGTATATTACGGCCCTGGACGAAATCGAATGGCTCCAAGAGGATGGCGAAATAGTCCGTCAGGATGAAATTTGCGCCTGGAACCTTGAAGTCGGCTATGCCTTCGCCATTGCTGAAAAAGAGGCCGCCGTAGCCGTGGCCCTGCAGGGGACGGACGAAGCCGCAGGCCTTCTGCCCGAAAGCCGCTATATGGGTTCTTTTGGCATCAGCATCTTCGAAAGCACCACCCTGGCCTTTGAATACGCCCATGACGAATTCGAAGACGTCGCCGATGAAGATGAGGCGGACACCTTCACCGCGCAACTGGCTATAGAATTCTAG
- a CDS encoding DUF1007 family protein, translating into MSWIQCRDGKRVRRFFNKAAWLGWVCIAFSMAMGVPSPLLSKAHAHPHVFIVQRLNLVFDEKGLAGIKVRWKMDDMFASMIAGDHDQNRNGTLEPDEVQSVRENAFIFIREFNFFTFIKIDNRPFQVKFIRDFNATLENGRLVYEFFIPCHVKATDIYKKVSVSTYDPSYYTAIFFAKKNPVALTAADAFELKTAIREDPDTKIYFDMIHPWTLFMEFRKKT; encoded by the coding sequence TTGTCTTGGATCCAATGCAGGGACGGCAAAAGGGTGCGGAGGTTTTTCAACAAAGCGGCGTGGCTCGGATGGGTGTGCATCGCCTTCAGCATGGCGATGGGCGTCCCGTCACCGCTGTTGTCGAAAGCGCACGCCCATCCCCATGTCTTCATCGTGCAGCGGCTGAATCTGGTTTTCGACGAAAAAGGGCTGGCCGGAATCAAGGTGCGTTGGAAGATGGACGACATGTTCGCCAGCATGATCGCCGGAGACCACGACCAAAACCGCAACGGCACCCTGGAGCCCGACGAGGTTCAGTCGGTCAGGGAGAACGCCTTTATCTTTATCAGGGAATTCAACTTTTTCACTTTCATCAAAATCGACAACAGGCCGTTCCAGGTCAAATTCATTCGCGATTTCAATGCCACCCTGGAAAACGGGAGACTGGTCTACGAGTTTTTCATTCCCTGCCACGTAAAGGCTACGGACATCTATAAAAAGGTGAGTGTATCCACCTACGACCCCTCCTATTACACCGCGATTTTCTTCGCCAAAAAAAATCCGGTGGCCCTTACAGCGGCCGATGCATTCGAACTCAAAACGGCCATTCGTGAAGACCCGGACACCAAAATCTATTTCGATATGATCCACCCCTGGACCCTTTTCATGGAGTTTCGGAAAAAGACATGA
- a CDS encoding FeoA family protein — translation MQGRGCKNRKRCRCCMLNDVKCGQRARIHCHHATGAMRRRLLDLGFVPHAEVDVIRRAPFGDPIQCRVANCCVTLSSSEAKLIEVDQEA, via the coding sequence ATGCAAGGACGCGGATGCAAAAATCGAAAACGCTGCAGATGCTGCATGCTCAATGACGTAAAATGCGGCCAGCGGGCAAGAATTCATTGCCATCATGCAACTGGAGCCATGCGGCGGCGTCTGCTCGACCTCGGTTTCGTGCCCCACGCCGAAGTCGACGTTATCCGAAGGGCCCCTTTCGGCGACCCGATTCAATGCCGGGTGGCTAACTGCTGCGTTACCTTGAGCAGCTCGGAGGCAAAACTGATCGAGGTCGATCAGGAGGCTTGA
- a CDS encoding AzlD domain-containing protein, giving the protein MNPPFAPDSFIFMAIAGAALVTYGLRLGGLLLAEHLPKSGGFSRFLAALPGTILLSLVAPSIVSAGLLGVVAALSTALCAWKTRNVFLGMILGMGIVAAGRWWMGC; this is encoded by the coding sequence ATGAATCCTCCATTTGCCCCCGATTCTTTTATATTTATGGCCATTGCCGGTGCGGCCCTGGTCACCTACGGCCTGCGTTTAGGAGGGCTGCTGCTGGCCGAACATCTGCCGAAAAGCGGCGGTTTCAGCCGTTTTCTGGCAGCCCTGCCGGGGACGATTCTGCTTTCCCTGGTAGCGCCAAGCATCGTTTCCGCGGGCCTGCTCGGTGTCGTCGCCGCCCTGTCCACAGCGCTGTGCGCATGGAAAACCCGCAACGTTTTCCTGGGGATGATCCTGGGGATGGGAATCGTGGCGGCAGGACGGTGGTGGATGGGCTGTTGA
- a CDS encoding AzlC family ABC transporter permease: protein MIEEMRKGAVANLPVGASVAAYGSVLGMLAAQKGLSWLELLAMNLSIFAGSAQFVMVDMWLPPLPIVEMTLAVLIINMRYLLIGASLEPLFRGKSFFHKAGIMHLVADENWAVTMAAHRNGHATTGFLLGGGICLCVIWSAGTLLGHRLGALIAHPERFALDFAFVAVFTALTVGMWRGRRDMVPWIVAAIFAVAAERWLPGKWYIVIGGIGGALVPVSQQWLLPGKAPAAPSDLSRTDLVAKEIE from the coding sequence ATGATTGAAGAGATGCGCAAAGGTGCGGTCGCCAACCTGCCGGTAGGCGCCAGCGTGGCTGCATACGGCAGTGTCCTGGGGATGCTGGCCGCCCAGAAGGGACTTTCCTGGCTGGAGCTTTTAGCCATGAACCTGTCGATTTTCGCCGGCTCGGCCCAATTCGTGATGGTCGACATGTGGCTGCCGCCCCTGCCCATTGTGGAGATGACCCTGGCCGTGCTGATCATCAATATGCGCTACCTGCTCATCGGCGCCTCGCTGGAACCGCTCTTCAGGGGCAAGTCCTTTTTTCACAAAGCCGGCATCATGCACCTGGTGGCCGACGAGAACTGGGCGGTGACCATGGCGGCTCACCGAAACGGCCACGCCACTACCGGTTTCCTTTTGGGAGGCGGAATCTGTCTGTGCGTCATCTGGTCCGCCGGTACTCTTCTGGGCCATCGACTGGGAGCGCTGATTGCCCATCCGGAACGCTTTGCCCTGGATTTTGCCTTTGTGGCCGTATTTACTGCCCTGACCGTCGGCATGTGGCGGGGTCGGCGCGATATGGTGCCGTGGATCGTTGCAGCCATTTTTGCCGTAGCCGCAGAACGCTGGCTACCGGGAAAATGGTACATCGTCATTGGCGGTATCGGCGGGGCGCTGGTCCCGGTTTCTCAGCAATGGCTTTTGCCCGGAAAAGCGCCGGCTGCCCCGTCGGATCTCTCCCGCACCGATCTTGTTGCAAAGGAGATCGAATGA
- a CDS encoding PLP-dependent aminotransferase family protein, which translates to MVQRTVTGFRYASLADDLEIKIKEGVYRSGEKLPSLRRLHDQTGLSVTTVYQAYIELEKRGVVEPRQKSGYYVRPLLDRILPTPEALKLKPVPKKVTMNTLAYSIVEDMSDPDFLQLGGTVVMPELLPFKQLARCIRSAPIESMKQSLMRYENPTGNPELKRQIAKRMVGQARRDAMDEITVTTGCLEAVNLCLQAVGSAGDTVIVESPTYPWFLQLIEDHKMFALEIPTDPRTGIDLKQLEQAVRTNAVAACLLVPNFHNPLGFEMPVDKKKALVKMMAAAKVPIIEDNIHGELYFGKARPATLKALDRNGWVLHCASFSKTLSPGLRVGWCLPGRYTEPVRRLKLNGTVASPTLNQRAVADFLKSGAYDRHLRRLRTALKNQISNMALAIARHFPEGTRITAPKGGLTLWVEMSPNVDGLEVYREARKKKISIFPGIICSTTGRYRNFIRISCGYPWSEEVEKGIRTLSEIIGQMV; encoded by the coding sequence ATGGTCCAACGAACGGTTACGGGATTCAGATATGCCAGCTTGGCCGATGACCTGGAAATCAAGATCAAGGAAGGCGTCTACCGTTCCGGGGAAAAGCTGCCCTCGTTGAGAAGACTGCATGACCAGACCGGGTTGAGCGTTACCACCGTGTATCAGGCCTACATCGAACTGGAAAAGCGGGGCGTCGTGGAACCGCGCCAGAAGTCGGGATACTACGTCAGGCCGCTTTTGGACCGGATTCTGCCGACGCCGGAAGCGTTGAAGCTGAAGCCGGTCCCCAAAAAAGTCACCATGAACACCCTGGCCTATTCCATCGTCGAAGACATGAGCGACCCGGATTTTCTTCAGTTGGGAGGAACGGTGGTGATGCCGGAATTGCTGCCCTTCAAGCAGCTGGCCCGCTGTATTCGCTCGGCGCCCATCGAATCCATGAAACAAAGCCTGATGCGCTACGAAAATCCAACCGGCAATCCCGAACTCAAACGCCAGATCGCCAAACGCATGGTGGGTCAGGCCCGGCGGGACGCCATGGACGAGATAACCGTCACCACCGGATGCCTCGAGGCGGTGAACCTGTGCCTCCAGGCCGTCGGCAGCGCCGGCGACACGGTAATCGTGGAATCGCCTACCTATCCCTGGTTTCTGCAGCTGATCGAAGACCACAAGATGTTCGCCCTGGAAATACCCACGGATCCCCGCACGGGTATCGACCTTAAACAATTGGAGCAAGCCGTTCGCACCAATGCGGTGGCCGCCTGCCTGCTGGTTCCCAATTTCCACAACCCCCTGGGTTTCGAGATGCCCGTGGACAAGAAAAAGGCCCTGGTGAAAATGATGGCCGCCGCAAAGGTCCCCATCATCGAGGACAATATTCACGGTGAACTCTATTTCGGCAAGGCAAGACCGGCGACCTTGAAAGCCCTGGACCGCAACGGCTGGGTCCTGCACTGTGCTTCTTTCTCCAAAACCCTTTCGCCGGGGCTGCGGGTGGGATGGTGCCTGCCGGGCCGCTATACCGAACCGGTCAGGCGGCTGAAACTGAACGGCACGGTGGCCTCCCCCACATTGAACCAGCGAGCCGTGGCCGATTTTTTGAAAAGCGGCGCCTACGATCGCCACCTGCGCCGCCTGCGAACGGCGTTGAAAAACCAGATCAGCAACATGGCCCTGGCCATTGCCCGCCACTTTCCGGAAGGGACCCGCATCACGGCGCCCAAAGGCGGGCTGACCCTGTGGGTGGAGATGAGCCCCAACGTCGACGGCCTCGAAGTCTACCGGGAGGCCCGTAAAAAGAAGATTTCCATTTTCCCCGGCATCATCTGCTCCACAACGGGCCGCTACCGGAACTTCATCCGCATCAGCTGCGGCTATCCCTGGAGCGAGGAGGTCGAAAAGGGAATTCGGACGCTGTCGGAAATTATCGGCCAAATGGTTTAG
- the hydG gene encoding [FeFe] hydrogenase H-cluster radical SAM maturase HydG: MLSASVKTDSWKQRKIRWGEIERYMQGDRDFIDDAALTRAIAANRNPDPLRIREIIAKSLAIETLAIDEAAALLNVSDPELLAEMETAAGQIKKKVYDNRIVTFAPLYLSNYCVNNCRYCGFRSENKKIRRMTLSMDEIRRETEVLCGDIGHKRLIVVYGEHPVSDIDYMVESIRTIYDVAVPVRRGVGQIRRVNVNAAPLCVEDLKRLHKVGIGTFQVFQETYHHATYARLHPADTIKGNYRWRLYCMHRAFEAGVDDFGIGALFGLTDWRFEVLGLLAHAHELERAVGIGPHTISFPRLEPAENTPFLQDSQLRVADADFRKAITVLRLAVPYTGMILTARESAETRRALMPLGITQIDASSRIGVGAYANPAAGNSQDNRQQFFLGDLRSLEEAIRELSEAGTITSFCTAGYRCGRTGKRIMDLLRSGKEGRFCKLNAVLTFREWLDDFASPETAAAAEAVIRSEIEEIERQQPGMAKTFKEYYRRIADGERDLYL, from the coding sequence ATGCTCAGTGCATCCGTAAAAACCGATTCATGGAAACAGCGGAAAATCCGTTGGGGCGAAATCGAACGGTACATGCAAGGCGACCGGGATTTCATCGACGATGCGGCGCTGACCCGGGCGATCGCCGCCAACCGAAATCCCGATCCGCTGCGAATAAGGGAGATTATCGCCAAGTCCCTGGCCATCGAAACCCTGGCCATCGACGAGGCGGCCGCACTTCTCAATGTCTCCGATCCCGAACTGCTGGCCGAAATGGAGACGGCGGCCGGACAGATCAAGAAAAAAGTGTATGATAACCGGATCGTCACCTTTGCGCCGCTGTACCTGAGCAATTACTGTGTCAACAACTGCCGCTATTGCGGATTTCGCAGTGAAAACAAAAAGATTCGGCGCATGACGCTGTCCATGGACGAGATCCGGCGGGAGACGGAAGTGCTGTGCGGCGATATCGGGCACAAGCGGCTGATCGTCGTATACGGCGAGCACCCGGTATCGGATATAGACTACATGGTCGAATCCATCCGGACCATTTACGATGTCGCCGTTCCCGTTCGCCGGGGAGTCGGCCAAATCCGGCGGGTCAACGTCAATGCGGCCCCGTTGTGCGTCGAGGATTTGAAACGGCTGCATAAAGTGGGCATTGGCACGTTTCAGGTGTTCCAGGAAACCTATCACCATGCCACCTACGCCCGCCTGCACCCCGCCGATACCATCAAGGGCAATTACCGCTGGCGGTTGTACTGCATGCACCGGGCCTTCGAGGCCGGGGTGGACGATTTCGGCATCGGCGCCCTTTTCGGCCTGACGGACTGGCGTTTCGAGGTCTTGGGTCTTTTGGCCCACGCCCACGAACTGGAACGGGCTGTGGGCATCGGTCCCCATACCATTTCCTTTCCGCGCCTCGAACCGGCAGAAAATACTCCCTTTCTCCAGGACAGCCAGCTGCGGGTGGCCGACGCCGACTTCAGAAAAGCCATCACCGTTCTTCGCCTGGCCGTGCCGTACACCGGCATGATTCTCACGGCGCGGGAATCTGCCGAAACCCGCCGGGCGCTGATGCCGTTGGGAATTACCCAGATAGACGCCTCCAGCCGCATCGGCGTGGGGGCCTATGCCAATCCGGCGGCCGGCAATTCCCAGGACAACCGGCAGCAGTTTTTTCTGGGCGATCTGCGCAGCCTGGAGGAAGCGATCCGGGAACTGTCCGAAGCGGGCACCATTACTTCCTTCTGTACGGCCGGCTATCGCTGCGGCCGTACGGGCAAACGGATCATGGATCTTTTGCGCAGCGGCAAGGAGGGCAGGTTCTGCAAGCTCAATGCAGTACTCACCTTCCGGGAATGGCTCGACGACTTCGCTTCTCCCGAGACGGCCGCAGCGGCGGAAGCCGTCATTCGGTCGGAAATCGAGGAGATCGAACGTCAGCAGCCGGGGATGGCCAAAACATTCAAGGAATACTACCGGCGCATCGCCGATGGAGAGCGGGATCTCTACTTATAA
- the hydE gene encoding [FeFe] hydrogenase H-cluster radical SAM maturase HydE encodes MRSPIQTSGKSKTNFTTAKIRSLLESTGRKEIEALRQEAHWATLLHCGNRVYFRGIIEFSNICTCDCYYCGIRRSNKDVVRYQLAKTQILRQAKWCAERGFGSVVLQSGERRDARFVDFVTDVVRTVKNETRCSLLPDGLGITLCVGEQSREVYARFFEAGAHRYLLRIETASPSLFRRWHPPEQTFENRRRCLSHLRSIGYQVGTGVMIGAPWQTTADLAEDVAFFKEMDVDMIGMGPYIPHHAAPLAKVDVAPPAMRLQRALSTIAVVRLVLRDVNIAATTALQTLSPLGRERGLDFGANVIMPQVTSPECRKQYTLYDAKPCDNETDPGFQSALEKRIRNLGREVGRNRWGDSPHAWIRQAFIQGAA; translated from the coding sequence ATGCGATCTCCTATTCAGACAAGCGGCAAGTCGAAAACGAATTTTACTACCGCAAAAATTCGCTCCCTGCTGGAATCGACCGGCCGCAAAGAGATCGAGGCGCTTCGTCAGGAAGCACACTGGGCAACCCTGCTGCATTGCGGCAATCGGGTCTACTTCCGGGGCATCATCGAATTTTCCAACATCTGCACTTGTGACTGCTACTATTGCGGCATCCGCCGCAGCAACAAGGACGTGGTGCGCTACCAGCTCGCCAAAACGCAAATTCTGCGCCAGGCCAAATGGTGCGCCGAGCGGGGGTTCGGGTCCGTGGTCCTGCAATCGGGCGAACGGCGCGACGCCCGGTTTGTCGATTTCGTGACCGACGTGGTGCGGACCGTCAAAAATGAAACCCGCTGTTCTCTTCTGCCCGACGGATTGGGAATCACCCTGTGCGTCGGAGAACAATCCCGCGAGGTGTACGCACGCTTTTTCGAAGCCGGCGCCCATCGCTACCTGCTGCGCATCGAAACCGCGTCGCCGAGTCTGTTTCGACGCTGGCACCCACCCGAACAAACTTTCGAAAACCGGCGGCGATGCCTTTCGCACCTGCGATCCATCGGCTACCAGGTGGGCACCGGCGTCATGATCGGGGCGCCCTGGCAGACCACTGCCGACCTCGCGGAGGATGTGGCCTTTTTCAAGGAGATGGATGTAGACATGATCGGCATGGGACCCTACATCCCCCATCACGCCGCACCCCTGGCCAAGGTTGACGTGGCGCCGCCGGCCATGCGGCTGCAGCGGGCGCTGTCGACCATTGCCGTCGTCCGCCTGGTGCTGCGGGATGTCAATATCGCTGCTACCACGGCCCTGCAGACCCTGTCGCCTCTGGGCCGGGAAAGGGGGCTGGACTTCGGCGCCAATGTGATCATGCCCCAGGTGACTTCGCCCGAATGTCGGAAACAATACACGCTGTACGATGCCAAACCCTGTGACAATGAAACCGACCCCGGTTTTCAAAGCGCCCTGGAGAAACGGATTCGGAACCTGGGGCGCGAAGTCGGTCGCAACCGGTGGGGGGATTCGCCCCATGCGTGGATTCGGCAGGCCTTTATCCAAGGAGCGGCCTGA
- a CDS encoding FAD-dependent oxidoreductase produces the protein MAKVIFGVWDGTVIDNRRRKIFEIEEDPSFREFDEFNPGNPIKAFMGGHGFFIFEKGVHLLDACRQYMERVARESCGKCTPCRVGTQIIVSKLRELANGNRDAAVLGEIAAIAEHIRSTSLCGLGQTAPVALLEMIHYMRQELIAEIAAGNGMPPQPCTTYVSAPCIEACPSKVDVPRYIDFIKDGKFTHSLGVILQKYPMAATCGRVCVRFCEMACRRTQVDEAVGIKVLKRFVADREKYITNEWFSSYPAGEKKSDDLKVAVIGTGPASISAAYHLLLKGYPVDVYEDKTVPGGMAATGIPNYRLPKDVLGREISIIETLGGRILYDRRLGKKITIKSLLNDGYQAIFLGVGAHKGKMLGVAGEDTGLQGYQFGVNMLLHINHDYVNRGIPMDLGEKMIVVGGGNVAMDCARSALRMGVKEVHLIYRRSRNEMPADKEEVEAAEKEGVIFHYLTHPVRILHADGRITGVEATRMELGEVDAGGRRSVMPVAGSEFVLEADSIIPAIGQQVDHSFTSPEEGLRFTKGGLIEVNPNSLMTSRKGIFAGGDCVTGPATLVQAMAQGHQAARCMDDYLTLGRVRFFPDERMSDLVQAIQPMISKGVSIPIRHEYRVKVKELDPEVRKRMFEEVEKPISVEEAYHEADRCMRCYRVYSVITEQ, from the coding sequence ATGGCTAAAGTGATTTTTGGCGTCTGGGACGGCACCGTCATCGACAACAGGAGACGGAAAATCTTCGAAATCGAGGAAGATCCGTCCTTCCGGGAATTCGACGAGTTCAACCCCGGAAATCCCATCAAGGCCTTTATGGGCGGGCACGGATTTTTTATCTTTGAAAAGGGGGTCCATCTGCTGGATGCCTGCCGCCAGTACATGGAACGGGTGGCCCGCGAGTCCTGCGGCAAATGCACCCCCTGCCGGGTCGGCACGCAGATCATCGTCTCCAAGCTCCGCGAACTGGCCAACGGCAACCGGGACGCGGCCGTGCTGGGTGAGATCGCCGCGATCGCCGAGCATATCCGCAGCACCTCCCTTTGCGGTCTCGGTCAGACAGCCCCGGTCGCCCTGCTCGAAATGATCCACTACATGCGTCAGGAACTGATCGCGGAAATCGCCGCCGGCAACGGCATGCCGCCGCAGCCCTGTACCACCTACGTGTCGGCGCCGTGCATCGAAGCCTGTCCCTCCAAGGTCGATGTGCCCCGCTATATCGACTTCATCAAGGACGGCAAATTCACCCACTCCTTGGGCGTCATTCTCCAGAAATATCCCATGGCCGCGACGTGCGGCAGGGTCTGCGTGCGGTTCTGCGAAATGGCCTGCCGGCGCACCCAGGTGGACGAGGCGGTCGGCATCAAGGTGCTCAAGCGTTTCGTGGCCGACCGCGAGAAGTACATCACCAACGAATGGTTCAGCAGCTACCCGGCCGGGGAGAAAAAATCCGACGATTTAAAGGTGGCGGTCATCGGCACCGGTCCGGCGAGTATTTCAGCCGCCTATCATCTTCTCCTCAAGGGGTATCCGGTGGATGTGTACGAGGACAAAACGGTTCCCGGCGGCATGGCCGCCACCGGCATCCCCAACTACCGCCTGCCCAAGGACGTACTCGGCAGGGAGATCAGCATCATCGAAACCCTTGGCGGCCGCATTTTGTACGACCGCCGCTTGGGAAAGAAAATTACCATTAAAAGCCTGCTCAACGACGGCTACCAGGCCATCTTTCTGGGCGTGGGGGCCCACAAGGGCAAAATGCTGGGGGTCGCCGGAGAAGACACCGGCCTTCAGGGCTACCAGTTCGGGGTGAACATGCTGCTGCATATCAATCACGATTATGTCAACCGGGGCATTCCCATGGACCTGGGCGAGAAGATGATCGTGGTGGGCGGCGGCAATGTCGCCATGGACTGCGCCCGTTCGGCCCTGCGCATGGGCGTGAAAGAGGTGCACCTGATCTACCGGCGGTCACGCAACGAAATGCCCGCCGACAAGGAAGAAGTGGAAGCCGCCGAAAAAGAGGGCGTCATTTTCCATTACCTGACCCACCCCGTCCGCATCCTTCATGCCGACGGCCGGATCACGGGGGTCGAGGCCACCCGCATGGAACTCGGCGAAGTGGACGCCGGAGGCCGGCGCAGCGTCATGCCCGTTGCCGGATCGGAGTTCGTGCTGGAGGCCGACAGCATCATCCCGGCCATCGGCCAGCAGGTGGACCACAGCTTCACCAGCCCCGAAGAAGGACTCCGCTTTACCAAGGGGGGCCTGATCGAAGTGAATCCCAACAGCCTGATGACCAGCCGCAAGGGGATCTTCGCCGGCGGGGACTGCGTCACCGGACCGGCCACCCTGGTACAGGCCATGGCTCAGGGACACCAGGCCGCCCGCTGCATGGACGATTACCTGACTTTGGGCCGGGTGCGGTTTTTCCCCGATGAACGCATGAGCGATCTGGTGCAGGCGATTCAGCCCATGATTTCCAAGGGGGTTTCCATTCCCATTCGCCATGAATACCGGGTCAAGGTCAAGGAATTGGATCCGGAAGTGAGAAAACGCATGTTCGAAGAGGTGGAAAAGCCCATATCCGTGGAAGAAGCCTATCACGAGGCGGACCGCTGTATGCGGTGTTATCGCGTTTATTCGGTGATAACGGAACAGTAA